Proteins co-encoded in one Nitratireductor kimnyeongensis genomic window:
- a CDS encoding ABCB family ABC transporter ATP-binding protein/permease has product MSSKTVSAEGSTFETLRNLWPYMWPSHRSDLKRRVVVAAFFLVLAKVILVFVPYFYKWATNALSGEGGAPGFLPTVLAGPIMLVVAYNVVRIVQLGFNQLRDALFASVGQHAVRQLAHRTFVHMHQLSLRFHLERRTGGLSRIIERGTKGIDTIVRFTILNSIPTVLEFVLAAGIFAFAYGWIYVAIVAVTVWLYTWFTIRASDWRIGIRRQMNDSDTDANTKAIDSLLNFETVKYFNNEAMEARRFDRSMARYEDAATRTWTSLGWLNFGQGVILGLGMTAAMGLSAYEVMRGTQTVGDFVFINAMLMQLSIPLNFIGFVYREIRQGLTDIEQMFDLLDVRAEVTDQPDAKTLTVEKGDVRFENVRFSYDPERPILKGISFEIPAGKTVAVVGPSGAGKSTISRLLFRFYDAQSGEVSIDGQNVKDVTQESLRAAIGMVPQDTVLFNDTIAYNIRYGRPDATDEEVRKAAELAQIGPFIESLPEGYDTMVGERGLKLSGGEKQRVAIARTILKAPPILLLDEATSALDTHTEQEIQAALDTVSRGRTTLVIAHRLSTVINADEIIVLRGGEIAERGRHGDLLEVGGLYAEMWNRQREATEAEERLRKARETDELGIVVRRQPAY; this is encoded by the coding sequence ATGAGCAGTAAGACCGTATCCGCCGAGGGCTCGACCTTCGAGACCCTGCGCAACCTCTGGCCCTATATGTGGCCTTCCCACCGGTCGGATTTGAAACGTCGCGTGGTGGTCGCAGCCTTTTTCCTGGTTCTCGCCAAAGTCATTCTGGTTTTTGTGCCCTATTTCTACAAATGGGCCACCAATGCGCTCTCTGGGGAAGGGGGGGCTCCCGGTTTCCTGCCTACCGTGCTGGCTGGCCCGATCATGCTGGTCGTGGCCTACAATGTCGTGCGTATCGTTCAACTTGGATTCAACCAACTGCGTGATGCACTTTTTGCCAGTGTAGGGCAGCATGCAGTACGGCAACTCGCCCACCGTACCTTCGTCCACATGCACCAACTGTCTCTGCGCTTCCATCTGGAGCGGCGCACGGGCGGACTTTCGCGCATCATCGAGCGTGGCACCAAGGGTATCGACACGATCGTTCGATTTACGATCCTGAATTCGATCCCCACAGTTCTCGAGTTCGTTCTCGCCGCGGGGATTTTCGCCTTTGCCTATGGCTGGATTTATGTAGCGATCGTCGCTGTGACGGTTTGGCTTTACACGTGGTTCACGATCCGGGCGAGTGATTGGCGCATCGGTATCCGCCGGCAAATGAATGATTCCGATACTGATGCAAACACGAAAGCCATCGATTCCCTGCTTAATTTCGAAACGGTCAAATACTTCAACAATGAAGCGATGGAGGCCCGACGTTTCGATCGATCGATGGCGCGGTACGAGGATGCGGCAACCCGCACATGGACGTCTCTGGGTTGGCTCAATTTCGGTCAGGGCGTCATTCTTGGACTGGGCATGACCGCCGCCATGGGACTGTCAGCCTATGAAGTGATGCGCGGCACGCAGACGGTTGGCGATTTCGTTTTCATCAACGCCATGCTGATGCAGCTTTCCATACCGTTGAATTTCATCGGCTTTGTCTACCGCGAAATCCGGCAGGGCCTGACCGACATCGAACAGATGTTCGACCTGCTCGATGTTCGAGCCGAGGTCACCGACCAGCCCGATGCCAAGACGCTTACCGTTGAGAAAGGTGACGTCCGCTTCGAGAATGTCCGCTTTTCCTACGATCCTGAGCGTCCGATCCTCAAAGGCATCAGCTTCGAAATCCCGGCTGGAAAGACTGTTGCCGTGGTAGGTCCTTCCGGTGCAGGAAAATCCACCATCTCACGCCTTCTGTTCCGCTTCTACGATGCCCAAAGCGGCGAGGTTTCGATTGACGGACAGAACGTCAAGGACGTGACGCAGGAGAGCCTGCGTGCAGCTATCGGCATGGTGCCGCAGGATACGGTGCTTTTCAACGATACCATCGCCTACAATATCCGTTACGGCAGGCCTGACGCCACCGACGAAGAGGTGCGCAAGGCGGCTGAACTGGCTCAGATCGGCCCCTTTATCGAGAGTCTGCCGGAAGGATATGACACAATGGTCGGTGAGCGCGGGTTAAAGCTTTCTGGCGGTGAGAAGCAGCGTGTGGCCATTGCACGCACGATCCTGAAGGCGCCGCCCATTCTCTTGCTGGACGAAGCCACTTCGGCCCTGGATACGCACACCGAACAGGAAATACAGGCGGCGCTCGACACGGTTAGCCGCGGGCGAACCACATTGGTGATCGCGCACCGGCTTTCTACGGTGATTAACGCAGATGAGATCATCGTGTTGCGTGGTGGAGAGATTGCTGAGCGAGGGCGCCATGGGGATCTCCTTGAGGTTGGCGGCCTGTATGCGGAAATGTGGAACAGGCAGCGGGAGGCCACGGAGGCCGAAGAGCGGCTGCGCAAGGCGCGTGAGACGGATGAACTGGGCATAGTGGTGCGCCGCCAACCGGCTTATTGA
- a CDS encoding 1-acyl-sn-glycerol-3-phosphate acyltransferase — MILITEFVLLVLAVWAAMAGIVQYRRGVSFHQAALHAPLKLLFRISDREVDLARKAETPVIYAVWHQSSLDPATMLALLPDDTLHILDEASAKSLFLEPWRALARTIAFNAHHVFVSRRLVRRLKGNGRLAVYMPDETEPDTKTFRLFRAVARIALKAEAHVVPVYMERRGFVPARHVHTLPPMTIEALIVRSGREDMRASEALFSRMIEVRDASNRKNEV; from the coding sequence ATGATACTGATCACCGAATTCGTGCTGCTTGTCCTGGCGGTGTGGGCCGCCATGGCAGGCATTGTTCAGTATCGTCGCGGTGTCAGTTTTCACCAAGCGGCCTTGCATGCGCCCTTGAAGCTTCTGTTCCGCATCAGCGACCGTGAGGTCGATCTTGCGCGAAAGGCCGAAACGCCGGTCATCTATGCGGTGTGGCATCAGTCCAGTCTTGATCCGGCAACGATGCTTGCGTTGCTGCCCGATGACACGCTGCACATCCTGGATGAGGCGTCGGCAAAGTCGCTCTTTCTCGAGCCCTGGCGCGCGCTCGCACGCACGATTGCCTTCAACGCTCATCATGTGTTCGTTAGCCGCAGGCTTGTGCGCCGCCTCAAGGGCAACGGTCGGCTTGCCGTCTACATGCCTGACGAGACGGAGCCGGACACGAAGACTTTTCGCCTGTTTCGTGCCGTCGCGCGCATTGCACTCAAGGCCGAAGCGCATGTGGTGCCCGTCTATATGGAGCGGCGCGGGTTCGTGCCGGCGCGCCACGTACACACACTGCCTCCGATGACAATTGAAGCCTTGATTGTACGCTCCGGCCGGGAAGACATGCGCGCTTCAGAAGCCCTGTTCAGCCGGATGATCGAGGTGCGCGACGCTTCGAATCGGAAGAACGAGGTCTGA
- a CDS encoding phosphatidylserine decarboxylase — MSLIDTIRNTLVPIHREGYPFIAAFAGATIVLGLIWGPLFWIGLILTAWCIYFYRDPERITPVNDSLVIAPADGVVSFVGPAVPPAELGMGDGEMTRISVFMNVFSCHINRAPVRGRISLIEHRPGRFLNAELDKASTENERNGLVIESPHGPVPVVQIAGLVARRIVCWAEAPGQIAVGERFGLIRFGSRVDVYLPQGAVPSVAVGQTAVGGETVIAAFGSDLKQPIVRVS; from the coding sequence ATGAGCCTGATTGACACGATCCGCAACACGCTAGTGCCGATCCACCGCGAGGGATACCCATTCATTGCGGCTTTTGCCGGCGCTACGATTGTGCTGGGTTTGATCTGGGGACCGTTGTTCTGGATCGGTTTGATCCTTACAGCCTGGTGCATCTATTTCTACCGCGACCCCGAGCGCATCACCCCGGTCAACGACAGTCTGGTGATTGCACCCGCAGATGGCGTGGTGTCCTTCGTAGGCCCCGCCGTCCCACCTGCGGAACTTGGCATGGGCGACGGGGAAATGACCCGTATTTCCGTTTTCATGAATGTCTTTTCCTGTCACATCAATCGTGCGCCGGTACGCGGCCGGATTTCGCTGATCGAGCATCGTCCGGGCCGGTTCCTCAATGCCGAGCTGGACAAGGCGAGCACTGAGAACGAGCGCAACGGCCTTGTGATCGAAAGCCCTCACGGTCCTGTTCCCGTAGTGCAGATTGCTGGGTTGGTCGCGAGACGTATTGTTTGTTGGGCAGAAGCACCTGGACAGATCGCCGTCGGCGAACGCTTCGGCCTGATTCGATTCGGATCACGTGTCGACGTTTACCTTCCGCAAGGTGCGGTCCCCAGCGTCGCGGTCGGGCAGACGGCAGTCGGTGGAGAAACCGTCATCGCGGCTTTCGGAAGCGATCTGAAACAACCGATTGTCAGGGTCTCCTGA
- the pssA gene encoding CDP-diacylglycerol--serine O-phosphatidyltransferase — translation MAGPFPPFEPHGGGGPKLTEIPLRMLVPNLITVLAICAGLSGIRLAFEHRVETAVVMVLIAAFLDAVDGRVARMLKASSKFGAQMDSLADIVNFGVAPALVLYAYVLDRAGALGWIAALLFAIACCLRLARFNVMLEDPDRPAWHTDYFVGVPAPAGAALVLLPVYLGFLGIASDTTMAFAASAYTVLIGFLLVSRLPVYSGKSSGSRIPREYVLPLILGLALYVLLLTSFTWMTLTVSALGYLVFLVFSMRAYARRSELEDKKGAEEAGKEHI, via the coding sequence ATGGCCGGGCCCTTTCCACCATTCGAGCCGCATGGCGGGGGCGGGCCGAAGCTGACTGAGATTCCGTTGCGCATGCTTGTGCCGAACCTCATCACGGTTCTGGCCATTTGCGCCGGTCTTTCCGGGATTCGGCTTGCCTTCGAGCATCGCGTCGAAACGGCAGTGGTTATGGTTCTGATAGCTGCTTTTCTGGACGCTGTGGACGGGCGTGTGGCGCGCATGCTCAAGGCGTCATCCAAATTCGGCGCACAAATGGATTCACTGGCCGACATCGTGAATTTCGGCGTTGCTCCGGCACTTGTCCTTTATGCCTATGTTTTGGACAGGGCAGGAGCGCTTGGCTGGATTGCAGCACTCCTGTTCGCTATCGCCTGTTGCCTGCGGCTCGCACGATTCAATGTCATGCTGGAAGATCCGGATCGTCCCGCCTGGCACACGGATTACTTCGTCGGCGTTCCGGCCCCCGCCGGAGCCGCACTTGTGCTCTTACCGGTTTATCTGGGCTTTCTCGGCATCGCGTCGGATACGACCATGGCCTTTGCCGCTTCGGCTTATACAGTTCTGATCGGTTTCTTGTTGGTCAGTCGCTTGCCGGTCTATTCGGGAAAGAGTTCAGGAAGTCGCATTCCGCGCGAATATGTTCTTCCTTTGATTTTGGGATTGGCGCTTTACGTGCTGCTTCTCACCAGCTTCACCTGGATGACGCTGACGGTCTCAGCGCTCGGTTATCTGGTGTTTCTCGTTTTTAGCATGCGGGCCTATGCCCGGCGCTCGGAACTGGAAGACAAAAAGGGGGCAGAAGAAGCCGGCAAAGAGCATATCTAA
- the purF gene encoding amidophosphoribosyltransferase — protein sequence MALEDNLPLVGEADDHFHDECGVFGIFGRSDAAAIVTLGLHALQHRGQEAAGIVSFDGTQFHVERHIGLIGDTFTKQSVLDRLNGSRAIGHTRYATTGGSGLRNVQPFFAELSDGGLAIAHNGNITNAMTVQRKLQKEGAIFSSTSDTETVLHLVATSKERDTNTRFIEALRQIEGAFSIVALTSKKMIGCRDPLGIRPLVLGDLDGAYILASETCALDIIGARFVRDLKPGEMVVVTEKGIESFFPFELKENPRFCIFEYVYFARPDSIVEGRNVYEVRKEIGAELAREMPVEADIVVPVPDSGTPAAIGYAQAAGLPFELGIIRNHYVGRTFIQPTDSIRHMGVKLKHNANRRCIEGKRVVLVDDSIVRGTTSQKIVQMVRDAGAAEVHMRIASPPTRSPCFYGVDTPEAAKLLASRMSIEEMAEFIRVDSLSFLTIDGLYRAVGEAARNAEQPQYCDACFTKDYPTRLTDHDSTDNVRTLSLLAAGGQ from the coding sequence ATGGCACTGGAAGACAATTTGCCTCTCGTAGGCGAAGCGGACGACCATTTTCATGATGAATGCGGCGTCTTCGGAATTTTTGGGCGTAGTGACGCTGCAGCCATTGTAACGCTTGGGCTGCATGCCCTCCAGCACCGCGGACAGGAAGCTGCCGGCATTGTCTCCTTTGATGGCACCCAGTTCCATGTAGAGCGTCATATCGGCCTGATCGGCGACACATTCACCAAACAATCAGTCCTTGACCGTCTGAACGGAAGCCGCGCCATCGGTCATACGCGCTATGCAACCACCGGCGGCTCTGGTCTGCGCAACGTTCAGCCCTTCTTTGCCGAATTGTCGGATGGCGGTCTTGCAATCGCCCACAATGGCAACATCACCAATGCCATGACCGTTCAGCGCAAGCTGCAGAAGGAAGGCGCGATCTTCTCGTCCACTTCCGATACTGAAACAGTGCTGCACTTGGTCGCCACCAGCAAGGAACGGGACACCAATACCCGCTTCATCGAAGCGCTTCGTCAGATTGAAGGCGCCTTCTCGATTGTCGCGCTTACATCGAAGAAGATGATCGGCTGCCGCGATCCGCTGGGGATCCGCCCACTGGTGCTCGGCGATCTGGATGGTGCCTATATCCTGGCCTCGGAGACCTGCGCACTCGACATCATCGGCGCGCGTTTTGTCCGCGATCTGAAGCCCGGCGAAATGGTGGTCGTGACCGAAAAGGGGATCGAAAGCTTTTTCCCCTTTGAACTCAAGGAGAACCCGCGCTTCTGTATCTTCGAGTATGTCTATTTCGCGCGGCCCGACTCCATTGTGGAGGGACGCAACGTCTACGAGGTGCGCAAGGAGATCGGTGCGGAACTGGCTAGGGAAATGCCGGTCGAGGCCGACATTGTGGTTCCGGTGCCGGATTCTGGTACGCCCGCTGCAATTGGCTATGCTCAGGCGGCCGGCCTCCCCTTCGAACTCGGCATTATTCGAAATCACTATGTTGGGCGCACTTTTATCCAGCCGACGGATTCGATCCGTCATATGGGCGTCAAGCTGAAACACAATGCGAACCGACGCTGCATCGAGGGAAAGCGCGTCGTTCTGGTGGACGATTCCATTGTGCGTGGCACGACAAGTCAGAAAATCGTTCAGATGGTGCGTGATGCCGGCGCAGCGGAAGTGCATATGCGTATTGCCTCTCCCCCAACTCGCTCGCCCTGTTTCTACGGCGTGGACACGCCGGAGGCCGCGAAGCTTCTCGCCTCACGCATGTCCATCGAGGAAATGGCTGAGTTCATCCGGGTCGATTCGCTGTCCTTCCTGACGATTGACGGACTTTATCGCGCCGTGGGCGAGGCAGCGCGCAATGCCGAGCAGCCGCAATATTGCGATGCCTGCTTCACCAAGGATTATCCGACACGGTTGACCGATCACGACAGCACCGACAATGTGCGCACGCTTTCCCTTCTCGCAGCAGGCGGTCAATGA
- a CDS encoding SDR family NAD(P)-dependent oxidoreductase gives MTDTKPDLKGRLALVTGASRGIGYFLAKELAACGAHVVAVARTVGGLEELDDEIKAAGGEATLVPLDLTDMAGIDRIGGAIHERWGKLDILVANAGILGVIAPLGHVEAKVFEKVMNINVTGTWRLIRTVDPLLRASDAGRAIIMSSGAAHSARAFWGPYAASKAAAEALARSWADETKNMPLRVNSVNPGATRTAMRAQAMPGEDPETLPHPSEVAAKILSLASPELMETGLIFDVKKNRFTRYQMPE, from the coding sequence ATGACAGACACCAAACCAGACTTGAAAGGCCGGCTGGCTCTCGTCACCGGCGCATCCCGCGGCATCGGCTATTTCCTGGCGAAAGAACTTGCAGCCTGCGGCGCGCATGTCGTTGCAGTGGCGCGCACTGTCGGCGGTCTTGAAGAACTCGATGATGAAATCAAGGCTGCGGGCGGCGAAGCCACGCTTGTACCGCTCGATCTGACAGACATGGCGGGTATCGACCGAATTGGCGGTGCCATTCACGAGCGTTGGGGGAAATTGGATATCTTGGTCGCCAATGCCGGCATCCTCGGTGTGATCGCACCGCTCGGCCATGTGGAGGCGAAAGTCTTCGAAAAGGTCATGAACATTAACGTGACGGGCACTTGGCGCCTCATTCGGACCGTCGATCCCCTGCTGCGCGCCTCTGACGCGGGACGCGCGATCATCATGTCTTCGGGCGCTGCCCACTCTGCACGTGCATTCTGGGGTCCCTATGCGGCCTCCAAGGCGGCAGCGGAGGCGTTGGCGCGATCCTGGGCCGACGAGACGAAAAACATGCCCCTGCGGGTCAACTCGGTGAATCCGGGAGCCACCCGCACCGCCATGCGCGCGCAGGCCATGCCCGGCGAAGATCCCGAGACCTTGCCGCATCCGTCCGAAGTCGCGGCCAAAATCCTGTCACTAGCCAGCCCTGAATTGATGGAAACGGGACTGATTTTCGACGTGAAGAAGAACCGGTTCACCCGATATCAGATGCCTGAGTGA